Proteins encoded by one window of Anomalospiza imberbis isolate Cuckoo-Finch-1a 21T00152 chromosome 20, ASM3175350v1, whole genome shotgun sequence:
- the TMIGD1 gene encoding transmembrane and immunoglobulin domain-containing protein 1 isoform X2, translated as MKPESLIPPPKWRPGEVSRAAFVGRVWLRMLKCPCPPSSAGLELSVNNHAADFTLSTGLSPAISLSCLVHNSSQAEELLWYRGDGQVDLKDGNKVNISNICISPVNESDNGVTFTCRLARNKSVQVSVILDVQFPPQLSGEETLHVEEENDITLTCNSKSNPQAQSTWLKDNQSLTLQQSRHELYQTSEFFQLSIRKVQKSDNGTYTCVVESRLGNGTRDFHLIVEDKKPVFPKEAVIAAVVVVTITVLFGIVARKDKFFKCFKKPRETAL; from the exons ATGAAACCTGAAAGTCTTATCCCTCCTCCAAAGTGGAGGCCTGGAGAAGTAAGCAGGGCAGCTTTTGTGGGAAGAGTATGGCTTAGGATGCTTAAATGTCCTTGTCCTCCTTCTTCTGCAGGTTTGGAACTGTCTGTAAATAACCATGCTGCTGACTTCACCCTGTCTACAGGGCTCAGCCCTGCCATCTCCCTCTCGTGCCTCGTACACAACAGCAGCCAGGCCGAGGAGCTGCTCTGGTACCGCGGAGATGGGCAAGTGGATCTGAAAGATGGGAATAAAGTGAACATCAGCAACATCTGCATATCCCCAGTCAACGAGTCTGACAACGGAGTCACCTTCACGTGCAGGCTGGCACGGAACAAGTCTGTGCAGGTGTCTGTGATCCTGGATGTGCAGT TCCCTCCCCAGCTGAGTGGAGAGGAGACCCTCCACGTGGAAGAAGAGAATGACATTACTCTGACCTGCAACTCCAAATCCAACCCTCAAGCCCAAAGCACCTGGTTAAAGGACAACCAGAGCTTGACCCTGCAGCAAAGTCGCCACGAGCTGTACCAGACCAGTGAGTTCTTTCAGCTCTCCATCAGAAAAGTGCAGAAGTCTGACAACGGGACCTACACCTGTGTGGTGGAATCACGCCTGGGAAATGGGACAAGGGATTTCCACCTCATAGTTGAAG ATAAAAAACCTGTTTTTCCCAAGGAGGCTGTTATTgctgctgttgtggtggttaCAATCACAGTACTTTTCGGAATTGTGGCTCGAAAAGATAAATTTTTTAAG tgcttCAAGAAACCAAGAGAAACAGCTCT GTAA
- the TMIGD1 gene encoding transmembrane and immunoglobulin domain-containing protein 1 isoform X3, which yields MAQRRSLAVPYGAPVLAASFLACVATGLELSVNNHAADFTLSTGLSPAISLSCLVHNSSQAEELLWYRGDGQVDLKDGNKVNISNICISPVNESDNGVTFTCRLARNKSVQVSVILDVQFPPQLSGEETLHVEEENDITLTCNSKSNPQAQSTWLKDNQSLTLQQSRHELYQTSEFFQLSIRKVQKSDNGTYTCVVESRLGNGTRDFHLIVEDKKPVFPKEAVIAAVVVVTITVLFGIVARKDKFFKCFKKPRETALR from the exons ATGGCGCAGAGACGCAGCCTTGCCGTCCCCTACGGAGCGCCTGTCCTTGCTGCTTCCTTCTTGGCATGTGTGGCCACAG GTTTGGAACTGTCTGTAAATAACCATGCTGCTGACTTCACCCTGTCTACAGGGCTCAGCCCTGCCATCTCCCTCTCGTGCCTCGTACACAACAGCAGCCAGGCCGAGGAGCTGCTCTGGTACCGCGGAGATGGGCAAGTGGATCTGAAAGATGGGAATAAAGTGAACATCAGCAACATCTGCATATCCCCAGTCAACGAGTCTGACAACGGAGTCACCTTCACGTGCAGGCTGGCACGGAACAAGTCTGTGCAGGTGTCTGTGATCCTGGATGTGCAGT TCCCTCCCCAGCTGAGTGGAGAGGAGACCCTCCACGTGGAAGAAGAGAATGACATTACTCTGACCTGCAACTCCAAATCCAACCCTCAAGCCCAAAGCACCTGGTTAAAGGACAACCAGAGCTTGACCCTGCAGCAAAGTCGCCACGAGCTGTACCAGACCAGTGAGTTCTTTCAGCTCTCCATCAGAAAAGTGCAGAAGTCTGACAACGGGACCTACACCTGTGTGGTGGAATCACGCCTGGGAAATGGGACAAGGGATTTCCACCTCATAGTTGAAG ATAAAAAACCTGTTTTTCCCAAGGAGGCTGTTATTgctgctgttgtggtggttaCAATCACAGTACTTTTCGGAATTGTGGCTCGAAAAGATAAATTTTTTAAG tgcttCAAGAAACCAAGAGAAACAGCTCT GAGGtga
- the TMIGD1 gene encoding transmembrane and immunoglobulin domain-containing protein 1 isoform X1, giving the protein MKPESLIPPPKWRPGEVSRAAFVGRVWLRMLKCPCPPSSAGLELSVNNHAADFTLSTGLSPAISLSCLVHNSSQAEELLWYRGDGQVDLKDGNKVNISNICISPVNESDNGVTFTCRLARNKSVQVSVILDVQFPPQLSGEETLHVEEENDITLTCNSKSNPQAQSTWLKDNQSLTLQQSRHELYQTSEFFQLSIRKVQKSDNGTYTCVVESRLGNGTRDFHLIVEDKKPVFPKEAVIAAVVVVTITVLFGIVARKDKFFKCFKKPRETALR; this is encoded by the exons ATGAAACCTGAAAGTCTTATCCCTCCTCCAAAGTGGAGGCCTGGAGAAGTAAGCAGGGCAGCTTTTGTGGGAAGAGTATGGCTTAGGATGCTTAAATGTCCTTGTCCTCCTTCTTCTGCAGGTTTGGAACTGTCTGTAAATAACCATGCTGCTGACTTCACCCTGTCTACAGGGCTCAGCCCTGCCATCTCCCTCTCGTGCCTCGTACACAACAGCAGCCAGGCCGAGGAGCTGCTCTGGTACCGCGGAGATGGGCAAGTGGATCTGAAAGATGGGAATAAAGTGAACATCAGCAACATCTGCATATCCCCAGTCAACGAGTCTGACAACGGAGTCACCTTCACGTGCAGGCTGGCACGGAACAAGTCTGTGCAGGTGTCTGTGATCCTGGATGTGCAGT TCCCTCCCCAGCTGAGTGGAGAGGAGACCCTCCACGTGGAAGAAGAGAATGACATTACTCTGACCTGCAACTCCAAATCCAACCCTCAAGCCCAAAGCACCTGGTTAAAGGACAACCAGAGCTTGACCCTGCAGCAAAGTCGCCACGAGCTGTACCAGACCAGTGAGTTCTTTCAGCTCTCCATCAGAAAAGTGCAGAAGTCTGACAACGGGACCTACACCTGTGTGGTGGAATCACGCCTGGGAAATGGGACAAGGGATTTCCACCTCATAGTTGAAG ATAAAAAACCTGTTTTTCCCAAGGAGGCTGTTATTgctgctgttgtggtggttaCAATCACAGTACTTTTCGGAATTGTGGCTCGAAAAGATAAATTTTTTAAG tgcttCAAGAAACCAAGAGAAACAGCTCT GAGGtga
- the TMIGD1 gene encoding transmembrane and immunoglobulin domain-containing protein 1 isoform X4: MAQRRSLAVPYGAPVLAASFLACVATGLELSVNNHAADFTLSTGLSPAISLSCLVHNSSQAEELLWYRGDGQVDLKDGNKVNISNICISPVNESDNGVTFTCRLARNKSVQVSVILDVQFPPQLSGEETLHVEEENDITLTCNSKSNPQAQSTWLKDNQSLTLQQSRHELYQTSEFFQLSIRKVQKSDNGTYTCVVESRLGNGTRDFHLIVEDKKPVFPKEAVIAAVVVVTITVLFGIVARKDKFFKCFKKPRETAL; this comes from the exons ATGGCGCAGAGACGCAGCCTTGCCGTCCCCTACGGAGCGCCTGTCCTTGCTGCTTCCTTCTTGGCATGTGTGGCCACAG GTTTGGAACTGTCTGTAAATAACCATGCTGCTGACTTCACCCTGTCTACAGGGCTCAGCCCTGCCATCTCCCTCTCGTGCCTCGTACACAACAGCAGCCAGGCCGAGGAGCTGCTCTGGTACCGCGGAGATGGGCAAGTGGATCTGAAAGATGGGAATAAAGTGAACATCAGCAACATCTGCATATCCCCAGTCAACGAGTCTGACAACGGAGTCACCTTCACGTGCAGGCTGGCACGGAACAAGTCTGTGCAGGTGTCTGTGATCCTGGATGTGCAGT TCCCTCCCCAGCTGAGTGGAGAGGAGACCCTCCACGTGGAAGAAGAGAATGACATTACTCTGACCTGCAACTCCAAATCCAACCCTCAAGCCCAAAGCACCTGGTTAAAGGACAACCAGAGCTTGACCCTGCAGCAAAGTCGCCACGAGCTGTACCAGACCAGTGAGTTCTTTCAGCTCTCCATCAGAAAAGTGCAGAAGTCTGACAACGGGACCTACACCTGTGTGGTGGAATCACGCCTGGGAAATGGGACAAGGGATTTCCACCTCATAGTTGAAG ATAAAAAACCTGTTTTTCCCAAGGAGGCTGTTATTgctgctgttgtggtggttaCAATCACAGTACTTTTCGGAATTGTGGCTCGAAAAGATAAATTTTTTAAG tgcttCAAGAAACCAAGAGAAACAGCTCTGTAA
- the CPD gene encoding carboxypeptidase D has translation MASAARGLRAMSRLLPLLCALLLPLPSLQGPARTPHIKKAEAAAAAPGEALRYLHSAELGEALRALEATAPPGLVRLFSIGQSVEKRPLWVLRLTAGLGPERPDEPPGGAALPGRPQVKLVGNMHGDEPLARPLLLRLAWELVLGWAGGDERIVRLLNTTDLYLLPSLNPDGFERAREGDCGGGGAEGGRENSRGRDLNRSFPDQFGDAEPNLEPVPEAKALIEWMRRNRFLLSGNLHGGSVVASYPYDDSPTHRLTGVYSKSADDEVFKYLAKAYASHHPIMRTGKPNCPGEEGETFPDGITNGAQWYDVEGGMQDYNYVWANCFEITLELSCCKYPPTSELPKEWENNRESLLAFIEKVHIGVKGFVRDAITGAGLDNVTIAVAGIAHNITAGRFGDYHRLLVPGTYNVTAFVMGYTPLTKENIEVKEGDATEVNFSLQPTVMPPAPNATQLTAAPASVTAISPTPVQAEAPNPTSVHEPIQPVDFRHHHFSDMEIFLRRYANEYPSITRLYSVGKSVELRELYVMEISDNPGVHEAGEPEFKYIGNMHGNEVVGRELLLNLIEYLCKNFGTDPEVTDLVQSTRIHIMPSMNPDGYEKSQEGDKGGTVGRNNSNNYDLNRNFPDQFVHVTDPTQPETHAVMAWLKSYPFVLSANLHGGSLVVNYPFDDDERGIAIYSKSPDDAVFQKLALAYSKENAKMYQGSPCKDMYPTEYFPHGITNGAQWYNVPGGMQDWNYLHTNCFEVTIELGCVKYPKAEELPKYWAQNRRSLLQFMKQVHQGVWGFVLDAVDKRGILNATISVADINHPVTTYKDGDFWRLLVPGTYKITASARGYDPLSKMVEVDSKGGVQVNFTLSRTDSKVEEGKMLVLNTPDTSNPNEKEFETLIKDLSAENGLERLLLTSSRDVTPYRYRPYKDLSEFLRGLYLNYPHITNLTSLGQSVEFRQIWSLEISNKPNESEPEEPKIRFVAGIHGNAPVGTELLLTLAEFLCMNYKKNDAITKLIDRTRIVIVPSLNPDGREIAQERGCTSKIGQTNAHGRDLDTDFTSNYTRYSAAREPETKAIVENLILKHDFSLSVALDGGSLLVTYPYDKPTQSVENKETLKHLASVYANNHPVMHLGQPGCPNKSDENIPGGVIRGSEWHSHLGSMKDFSVTFGQCPEITVYTGCCYFPSAGQLPGLWADHRKSLLSMLVEVHKGVHGIVQDKSGRAISKAAIVLNEGLRVYTKEGGYFHVLLAPGFHSIDATASGYQQKHVKVFVRDDAPSSVFIVFDTENRIFGLPRELVITVAGASMSALVLTACIIWCVCSIKSNRHKDGFHRLRQHHDDYEDEIRMMSTGSKKSLLSHEFQDETDTEEETLYSSKH, from the exons ATGGCGAGCGCggcgcgggggctgcgggcgaTGTCGCGGCTGCTGCCGCTCCTCTGcgcgctgctgctgccgctgccctcGCTGCAGGGCCCGGCCCGCACCCCCCACATCAAGAaagcggaggcggcggcggcggcgcccggcgAGGCGCTGCGGTACCTGCACTCGGCCGAGCTGGGCGAGGCGCTGCGGGCGCTGGAGGCCACGGCCCCCCCGGGCCTGGTGCGGCTCTTCAGCATCGGGCAGTCGGTGGAGAAGCGGCCGCTGTGGGTGCTGCGCCTCACGGCCGGGCTGGGCCCCGAGCGTCCCGACGAgccgccgggcggcgcggccctGCCCGGGCGGCCGCAGGTGAAGCTCGTGGGGAACATGCACGGGGACGAGCCGCTGGCGCGGCCGCTGCTGCTGCGCCTGGCCTGGGagctggtgctgggctgggccggCGGCGACGAGCGCATCGTCCGCCTGCTCAACACCACCGACCTGTACCTGCTGCCCAGCCTCAACCCCGACGGCTTCGAGCGCGCCCGAGAAGGCGAttgcggcggcggcggcgccgagGGCGGGCGGGAGAACAGCCGCGGCCGCGACCTCAACCGCAGCTTCCCCGACCAGTTCGGGGACGCCGAGCCCAACCTGGAGCCCGTGCCCGAGGCCAAGGCGCTCATCGAGTGGATGCGCCGCAACAG GTTTCTGCTCTCTGGCAATCTCCATGGTGGCTCTGTGGTGGCAAGCTACCCCTACGATGACTCGCCCACACACAGGCTCACAGGAGTTTACAGTAAATCAGCTGATGATGAAGTCTTCAAATATTTGGCAAAAGCTTATGCTTCACATCACCCCATCATGAGAACTGGCAAACCCAACTGccctggagaggagggagaaacCTTCCCAGATGGCATCACAAATGGTGCCCAGTGGTATGACGTGGAAG GTGGGATGCAGGATTACAACTACGTGTGGGCCAACTGCTTTGAGATCACATTGGAGTTGTCCTGCTGCAAATACCCACCGACTTCTGAGCTTCCAAAGGAGTGGGAGAACAACCGGGAATCTCTCCTGGCTTTCATTGAGAAG GTGCACATTGGTGTGAAGGGCTTTGTGAGGGATGCAATCACGGGAGCTGGCCTGGACAATGTGACCATCGCTGTTGCTGGTATCGCTCATAACATCACAGCAGGGAGATTTGGGGATTACCACCGGCTGCTGGTGCCTGGGACCTACAATGTGACTGCTTTTGTGATGGG TTACACACCATTGACCAAAGAGAACATCGAGGTGAAGGAGGGAGATGCAACAGAAGTGAACTTCTCCTTGCAGCCGACTGTGATGCCACCAGCTCCTAATGCCACACAGCTCACGGCAGCACCTGCCTCTGTCACTGCCATCAGCCCCACCCCTGTGCAGGCTGAGGCCCCAAATCCAACCTCTGTCCATGAACCCATCCAACCCGTGGACTTCCGTCACCACCACTTCTCGGACATGGAGATCTTCCTGCGGCGCTACGCCAACGAGTATCCCAGCATCACCCGCCTCTACTCCGTGGGCAAGTCCGTGGAGCTGCGGGAGCTCTACGTCATGGAGATCTCTGACAACCCTGGTGTCCATGAAGCAG GTGAGCCAGAGTTCAAGTACATTGGTAACATGCACGGGAATGAAGTTGTGGGGCGAGAGCTTCTGCTGAACCTTATCGAGTACCTCTGCAAGAACTTTGGCACAGATCCTGAAGTGACCGACTTGGTCCAGAGCACACGGATCCACATCATGCCATCTATGAACCCTGATGGCTATGAGAAGTCCCAGGAAG GAGACAAAGGAGGTACTGTCGGcagaaacaacagcaacaactaCGACCTGAACAGGAACTTTCCAGATCAGTTTGTCCACGTGACAGACCCTACACAGCCGGAAACTCATGCTGTCATGGCCTGGCTCAAGTCTTACCCGTTTGTGCTCTCAGCAAACCTGCACGGAG GTTCCCTGGTGGTTAATTACCCCTTTGATGACGATGAACGAGGAATAGCCATATACAGTAAATCCCCAGATGATGCTGTGTTCCAGAAGCTGGCACTTGCCTACTCCAAG GAAAATGCAAAGATGTACCAGGGAAGCCCTTGTAAGGATATGTACCCCACTGAGTACTTCCCACATGGCATCACCAACGGGGCTCAGTGGTACAATGTTCCAG GTGGGATGCAAGACTGGAATTACTTACATACAAACTGCTTTGAAGTGACCAttgagctgggctgtgtgaaATACCCAAAGGCTGAGGAGCTGCCAAAGTACTGGGCACAGAACCGGCGCTCACTGCTGCAGTTCATGAAACAG GTTCACCAGGGtgtctggggctttgtgctcgATGCTGTGGACAAGAGGGGCATCCTCAACGCCACCATCAGTGTGGCTGACATCAACCACCCGGTGACCACCTACAAGGATGGAGACTTCTGGCGCCTCCTGGTCCCAGGGACGTACAAAATCACCGCGTCTGCCCGAGG GTATGATCCACTCAGTAAGATGGTGGAAGTTGACAGCAAAGGTGGGGTGCAGGTCAACTTCACTCTTTCACGGACAGACAGCAAAGTGGAAGAGGGGAAGATGCTGGTCTTGAACACCCCAGACACCAGCAACCCCAACGAGAAGGAGTTTGAGACTCTGATCAAAGATCTCTCTGCTGAGAATGGTCTGGAGCGGCTCCTGCTCACCTCCTCCAGGGATGTGACTCCCTACAGATACCGGCCCTACAAGGACCTCTCCGAGTTCCTGCGAGGCCTCTACCTCAACTACCCACACATCACAAATCTCACCAG TTTGGGTCAGAGTGTGGAGTTCCGCCAGATCTGGTCCCTTGAAATCTCCAACAAGCCCAACGAGTCCGAGCCTGAGGAGCCCAAGATCCGCTTTGTTGCCGGGATTCACGGAAACGCTCCCGTTgggacagagctgctcctgACGCTGGCAGAATTTCTTTGCATGAACTACAAGAAGAATGATGCTATCACAAAG CTGATCGACAGGACACGGATTGTGATTGTGCCTTCCCTGAACCCAGACGGACGTGAGATCGCGCAGGAGAGAGGCTGCACCTCGAAGATAGGCCAGACCAACGCTCATGGCAGAGATCTGGACACAGATTTCACAA GCAATTACACCCGGTACTCAGCGGCACGAGAGCCTGAGACCAAAGCCATCGTGGAGAACTTGATACTGAAGCACGATTTCAGCCTCTCTGTTGCTCTGGATGGAGGATCTCTGCTTGTCACTTACCCCTATGACAAGCCAACACAGTCAG TGGAGAACAAAGAAACACTAAAGCATTTGGCATCTGTGTATGCAAACAACCACCCAGTGATGCATTTGGGCCAGCCAGGCTGTCCAAATAAGTCAG ATGAGAATATTCCTGGTGGAGTGATCCGTGGCTCGGAATGGCACAGTCACCTGGGAAGTATGAAG gATTTCAGCGTGACATTTGGTCAGTGTCCTGAGATCACTGTTTATACCGGCTGCTGCTACTTCCCTAGTGCTGGACAGCTTCCTGGCCTGTGGGCAGACCACAGGAAATCTCTCCTTAGCATGCTTGTGGAG GTCCACAAGGGAGTGCATGGCATTGTCCAAGACAAGAGTGGCAGGGCAATTTCTAAAGCTGCCATTGTTCTGAATGAAGGCTTGAGGGTGTACACTAAAGAAGGTGGCTATTTCCAcgtgctcctggctccaggTTTTCACAGCATTGATGCAACAGCCAGTGGGTACCAGCAGAAACATGTCAAG GTCTTTGTACGTGATGATGCACCCAGCTCTGTGTTCATAGTAtttgacacagaaaacaggattTTTGGACTGCCAAGAGAGCTGGTTATAACTGTGGCAG GTGCCAGCATGTCTGCCCTGGTGCTCACTGCCTGTATCATCTGGTGTGTGTGCTCCATCAAGTCCAACAGACACAAGGATGGCTTCCACCGCCTCCGGCAGCACCACGACGACTACGAGGACGAAATCCGCATGATGTCCACTGGCTCCAAGAAATCCCTCCTGAGCCACGAATTCCAGGATGAAACAGACACTGAGGAAGAAACACTGTACTCCAGCAAACACTGA